Proteins encoded together in one Aeromonas encheleia window:
- a CDS encoding BglG family transcription antiterminator has translation MTKLPHPRLHQLLTLLHAEPLPQEELAHRLNVSTRTVRTDVATLNELIATHGGHLIHQRGCGYQLKIYNQGLFDELLAAQEQESSLPRTSRERVLHLQLLLLTAEQGIKLDELADTWYLSRAALQGDMAEVRERLAHFGLSIDSKPRLGMRIQGEETAIRACLTQLLYREQIRNHPLQGLLPNLCPSKTREVIGNRIHAQLGHHQLRLADESLQQLTIYCAVALLRQAAGHELLAFSSEDLTAPLAAVARDIYAELPTLTPPGEQEIICLAIQIQARLIADTPQLSPTMAAESAQLVAHLLDYIHQHYPYDLRHDSQLHSDLLTHISAMLLRIKYQIGSHNPLAEHIRQYYPLAYDITLAAISEWIKQTPYHLTHHEIGYLVIHIGVGLERHYDIGYSRPPQALLLCDAGNATFRVLEARIKREYPQLQLSSLESVRDYESLPRIAQDFVISTVKVSEKNAPVVQVAPFPTQYQLEQLGKLVLIDRTRPYLLDKYFDAEHFMVVDEPLSQASLFARICDRLEREDLVEEAFRGSLHERERIVSTMLGDGIALPHSLGLLARRTLVYTVLAPQGIEWGNGETATLIFALAIAKADYEEAMGLYDLFLALMNEKASKNLLACRDFASFKALARTGS, from the coding sequence ATGACCAAGCTGCCCCACCCCAGACTCCACCAGCTGCTGACCCTGCTCCATGCCGAACCGCTGCCACAGGAAGAGCTCGCCCATCGCCTCAATGTTTCCACCCGCACGGTACGCACCGACGTGGCGACCCTCAACGAGCTGATTGCCACCCACGGTGGCCATCTGATCCACCAGCGCGGCTGCGGCTACCAGCTCAAGATCTACAATCAGGGGCTGTTTGATGAGTTGCTGGCGGCGCAGGAGCAGGAGAGCAGCCTGCCCCGCACCAGCCGTGAGCGGGTGCTGCATCTGCAGCTGCTGCTGCTCACCGCCGAACAGGGGATCAAGCTCGATGAGCTGGCGGATACCTGGTATCTGAGCCGGGCCGCGCTGCAGGGGGACATGGCGGAAGTGCGGGAGCGGCTTGCCCATTTCGGGCTCAGCATCGACAGCAAGCCGCGACTCGGCATGCGCATCCAGGGGGAGGAGACGGCGATCCGGGCCTGCCTTACCCAGTTGCTCTATCGGGAACAGATCCGCAACCACCCGTTGCAAGGCTTGCTGCCGAACCTCTGCCCCAGCAAGACGCGGGAGGTCATCGGTAATCGCATTCATGCGCAGCTCGGACATCATCAGCTGCGGCTGGCGGACGAAAGCCTGCAACAGCTCACCATCTACTGCGCCGTCGCCCTGCTGCGGCAGGCGGCAGGCCACGAACTGCTGGCGTTCAGCAGCGAGGACCTCACCGCCCCCCTGGCGGCAGTGGCCCGCGACATCTATGCCGAGCTGCCGACCCTGACACCGCCGGGCGAGCAGGAGATCATCTGCCTCGCCATCCAGATCCAGGCCCGTCTCATCGCCGATACCCCGCAGCTCAGCCCGACCATGGCAGCCGAGAGCGCCCAGCTGGTCGCGCACCTGCTGGACTACATCCACCAGCACTATCCCTATGATCTGCGCCACGACAGCCAGCTGCACTCCGATCTGCTGACCCACATCAGCGCCATGCTGCTGCGGATCAAATACCAGATCGGCAGCCACAATCCGCTGGCGGAACACATCAGGCAATATTATCCCCTCGCCTACGACATCACCCTGGCCGCCATCTCGGAGTGGATCAAGCAGACCCCCTATCACCTGACCCATCACGAGATAGGCTATCTGGTGATCCACATCGGGGTCGGGCTGGAGCGTCACTACGACATCGGCTACAGCCGTCCACCCCAGGCGCTGCTGCTGTGCGACGCGGGCAATGCCACCTTCCGGGTGCTGGAGGCGCGCATCAAGCGGGAATACCCCCAGCTGCAGCTGAGCAGCCTGGAGTCGGTGCGGGACTACGAGAGCCTGCCACGGATAGCGCAGGACTTTGTCATCAGCACGGTCAAGGTGAGCGAGAAGAATGCCCCCGTGGTGCAGGTGGCGCCCTTCCCGACCCAGTACCAGCTGGAGCAGCTCGGCAAGCTGGTGCTGATCGATCGCACCCGCCCCTACCTGCTCGACAAGTACTTCGATGCCGAACACTTCATGGTGGTGGATGAACCGCTCAGCCAGGCCAGTCTGTTTGCCCGGATCTGCGATCGGCTGGAGCGGGAGGATCTGGTGGAGGAGGCGTTCAGGGGCTCCCTGCACGAGCGGGAGCGGATCGTCTCCACCATGCTGGGGGATGGCATAGCCCTGCCCCACTCCCTCGGCCTGCTGGCGCGCCGCACCCTGGTCTACACGGTACTGGCGCCTCAGGGCATCGAGTGGGGCAATGGCGAGACCGCCACCCTCATCTTCGCGCTGGCCATCGCCAAGGCCGACTATGAGGAAGCGATGGGACTCTACGATCTGTTCCTGGCGCTGATGAACGAAAAAGCCAGCAAGAATCTGCTGGCTTGTCGGGATTTCGCCAGCTTCAAGGCGCTGGCACGCACCGGATCATGA
- the npr gene encoding PTS phosphocarrier protein NPr, with translation MTVSASVEVKNKLGMHARPAMMLFELVQGFDAHVLLRNEDGVEADADSVIGLLMLDSAQGKQVEVQVEGPEEEEALAAVVALFTSGFNEE, from the coding sequence ATGACTGTTTCCGCCTCGGTAGAAGTCAAAAACAAGCTGGGAATGCACGCCAGACCTGCCATGATGCTGTTCGAGCTGGTGCAGGGTTTCGATGCCCATGTGCTGCTGCGCAACGAGGACGGCGTCGAGGCCGATGCGGACAGCGTGATCGGCCTGCTGATGCTGGACTCCGCCCAAGGCAAGCAGGTTGAGGTGCAGGTGGAGGGGCCGGAAGAAGAAGAGGCCCTGGCCGCCGTGGTGGCGCTGTTCACCTCGGGCTTCAACGAGGAGTGA
- the rapZ gene encoding RNase adapter RapZ: MQLIVVSGRSGSGKTVALRVLEDLGYYCVDNLPVNLLPQLIVSVESQYDKLAVSIDVRNLPTQPDRLENLLAQVRNEGRVEFSSFFFDADNNTLLKRYGESRRLHPLSRNKLSLDEAIREETHLLAPLSSTADLRIDTTSLSIHDLSELIKTRVLGKKENELVLVFESFGFKYGIPKDADFVFDARFLPNPHWIPELKPFTGQDEPVANYLSGQPDVMLFIQQIENMLGTWLPHLERNNRSYVTVGIGCTGGQHRSVFIAERLASAFRLLGKNVQIRHRTLDKRSTQA, encoded by the coding sequence ATGCAGTTAATAGTGGTAAGCGGTCGCTCGGGCTCCGGTAAGACGGTGGCCCTGAGGGTACTGGAGGATCTGGGGTATTACTGTGTGGATAACCTGCCGGTCAATCTGCTGCCCCAGCTGATCGTCTCGGTCGAGAGCCAGTATGACAAGCTGGCGGTCAGCATAGACGTGCGCAACCTGCCCACTCAGCCCGACCGGCTGGAAAACTTGCTGGCCCAGGTGCGCAACGAGGGGCGGGTGGAGTTTTCCAGCTTCTTCTTCGATGCCGACAACAATACCCTGCTCAAGCGCTACGGCGAGAGCCGCCGGCTGCACCCCCTGTCTCGCAACAAGCTGTCGCTGGATGAGGCGATCCGTGAGGAGACCCACCTGCTGGCGCCGCTCTCCTCCACCGCCGATCTGCGCATCGACACCACAAGTCTCAGCATCCATGACCTCAGCGAGCTCATCAAGACCCGGGTGCTCGGCAAGAAAGAGAACGAGCTGGTGCTGGTGTTCGAGTCGTTCGGCTTCAAGTACGGTATCCCCAAGGATGCCGACTTCGTGTTTGATGCCCGCTTCCTGCCCAATCCGCACTGGATCCCCGAGCTCAAGCCCTTCACCGGTCAGGATGAGCCCGTGGCCAACTACCTGTCCGGCCAGCCGGACGTGATGCTGTTCATCCAGCAGATCGAGAACATGCTGGGGACCTGGTTGCCGCACCTTGAGCGCAACAATCGCAGCTATGTGACGGTCGGCATCGGCTGTACCGGCGGTCAGCACAGATCCGTGTTCATCGCCGAGCGGCTGGCCAGCGCGTTCCGCCTGCTCGGCAAGAACGTGCAGATCCGCCACCGCACCCTCGACAAGCGCTCAACCCAAGCCTGA
- the ptsN gene encoding PTS IIA-like nitrogen regulatory protein PtsN, translating to MQLEHILSRDCTKSAVPCTSKKRALEIISELAAERLGASRQVLFESLLAREKMGSTGIGAGIAIPHGRIDDAFVPTAVLMTFSEPIPFDSIDNQPVDLLFALLVPESECKQHLKTLSLMASKLGDKAVCRQLRQATSDEELYQIMTSA from the coding sequence ATGCAACTTGAACACATACTGAGTCGGGACTGCACCAAGAGTGCGGTCCCTTGTACCAGCAAGAAACGCGCCCTCGAGATCATCAGTGAACTGGCCGCAGAGCGCCTGGGCGCCTCCCGTCAGGTGCTGTTTGAGAGTCTGCTGGCGCGGGAAAAAATGGGCAGTACCGGGATCGGTGCCGGTATTGCCATTCCTCACGGCCGGATCGACGATGCGTTCGTCCCGACCGCCGTGCTGATGACCTTCTCCGAACCCATCCCATTCGATTCTATCGACAACCAACCGGTTGACCTGCTCTTTGCCTTGCTGGTGCCGGAAAGCGAGTGCAAGCAGCACCTCAAGACCCTTTCCCTGATGGCATCCAAGCTGGGTGACAAGGCCGTCTGCCGCCAGTTGCGCCAGGCGACCAGCGACGAAGAACTCTACCAGATCATGACCTCGGCCTGA
- the hpf gene encoding ribosome hibernation promoting factor, with the protein MQINLTGHHVEITEALRDYVNSKFAKLERHFEHINNVHVVLSVEKLNQIAEAKLHVSGGEVFANSEHADMYAAIDTLLDKLDRQIIKHKDKLNQK; encoded by the coding sequence ATGCAAATTAACCTGACCGGACACCATGTCGAGATTACCGAAGCTCTGCGTGATTATGTGAATAGCAAATTTGCCAAACTCGAGCGTCACTTTGAACATATCAACAACGTGCATGTGGTGTTGAGCGTCGAAAAACTGAACCAGATTGCCGAAGCCAAGCTGCACGTCAGCGGGGGAGAGGTGTTCGCCAATTCGGAGCATGCCGACATGTATGCTGCGATTGATACCCTGCTGGATAAACTGGATCGGCAGATCATCAAGCACAAAGATAAGTTAAATCAAAAATAA
- a CDS encoding RNA polymerase factor sigma-54 yields the protein MKPTLQLRLGQSLTMTPQLQQAIRLLQLSTLELQQEIQQALDNNPLLEQEESETQETNPEEAVDASQLDSSDAMAQDKMPDELPVDTTWDDVYSAGTAQSAGPIHDGEDSVYQGETTESLQDYLLWQMRLTPFSDLDAAIALAIIDAIDESGYLTVSLEDIQAAVSSDEVEVELDEVEAVLKRVQHFDPIGIAARSVQECLLIQLGQYAPDLPWLNEAREVINEHMDLLGNRDYRTLARKTKLKESDLKEVLDLIQQLEPRPGNGIIQNESQYVIPDVSVVKKGYKWVVELNPDSAPRIRVNETYAAMARQAKTSQDSQFIRSHLQEAKWFIKSLESRNDTLLKVASCIVEQQQGFFEYGEEAMKPMVLNDIAEAVEMHESTISRVTTQKYMHTPRGIFELKFFFSSHVNTEGGGECSSTAIRALIKKLVTAENPAKPLSDSKIADLLAEQGIMVARRTIAKYRESLLIPPSNQRKRLV from the coding sequence ATGAAGCCGACATTACAGTTGCGTCTCGGTCAGTCCCTGACCATGACGCCACAATTACAACAAGCGATTCGTCTGCTCCAGCTCTCCACGCTGGAACTCCAGCAGGAAATTCAGCAAGCGCTCGACAACAACCCCTTGCTGGAGCAAGAGGAGAGCGAGACGCAGGAGACCAACCCGGAAGAGGCGGTCGACGCCAGTCAACTCGATTCCAGCGATGCCATGGCTCAGGACAAGATGCCAGATGAGCTGCCGGTGGATACCACCTGGGACGATGTCTATTCGGCCGGAACGGCCCAGAGCGCCGGCCCTATCCACGATGGGGAGGACAGCGTCTACCAGGGGGAAACCACCGAGAGCCTGCAGGACTATCTGCTGTGGCAGATGCGACTGACCCCCTTCAGCGATCTGGATGCCGCCATTGCCCTCGCCATCATCGACGCCATCGACGAATCCGGCTATTTGACCGTTTCTCTCGAGGATATTCAGGCTGCAGTCAGCAGCGATGAGGTAGAAGTCGAACTGGATGAAGTCGAAGCCGTGCTCAAGCGGGTGCAGCATTTCGATCCGATCGGCATTGCCGCCCGTTCGGTACAGGAGTGTCTGCTGATCCAGCTCGGCCAGTATGCGCCCGATCTGCCCTGGCTCAATGAGGCGAGGGAGGTGATCAATGAGCACATGGACTTGCTCGGCAACCGCGATTACCGGACCCTGGCGCGCAAGACCAAACTCAAGGAGAGCGACCTCAAGGAGGTGCTGGATCTCATCCAGCAGCTGGAGCCAAGGCCAGGCAATGGCATCATCCAGAACGAGTCTCAATATGTGATCCCGGATGTGTCCGTGGTCAAGAAGGGCTACAAGTGGGTGGTGGAACTGAATCCGGATTCGGCGCCGCGCATTAGGGTCAATGAGACCTACGCGGCCATGGCCAGACAGGCCAAGACCAGTCAGGACTCCCAGTTCATCCGCTCTCACCTGCAGGAAGCCAAGTGGTTCATCAAGAGTCTGGAGAGTCGTAACGACACCCTGCTCAAGGTCGCCAGCTGCATCGTCGAACAGCAGCAGGGCTTCTTCGAGTACGGTGAAGAGGCCATGAAGCCCATGGTGCTCAACGACATCGCCGAGGCGGTGGAGATGCACGAGTCGACGATCTCACGGGTGACGACCCAGAAGTACATGCACACGCCCCGTGGCATCTTTGAACTGAAGTTTTTTTTCTCCAGTCACGTCAATACGGAGGGAGGAGGAGAGTGCTCATCGACCGCAATTCGCGCCCTGATCAAAAAGTTGGTGACGGCAGAGAACCCTGCCAAACCGCTTAGTGATAGCAAGATCGCGGATTTGCTGGCCGAACAGGGTATTATGGTGGCGAGACGCACGATCGCAAAGTACCGTGAATCCTTGTTGATCCCGCCATCCAATCAGCGTAAGCGCCTGGTTTAG
- the lptB gene encoding LPS export ABC transporter ATP-binding protein has translation MAVLKAVGLQKSYKRRMVVSDVSLEVGTGQIVGLLGPNGAGKTTSFYMIVGLVQRDAGLITIDDQDISLQPMHIRARNGIGYLPQEASIFRRLSVFDNLMGVMQTRKGLSREEREDKVEQLLEEFNITHIRDSLGQSLSGGERRRVEIARALAAEPRFILLDEPFAGVDPISVIDIKKIIQHLKERGLGVLITDHNVRETLDVCEKAYIVSHGKMIAEGAPADILADEQVKRVYLGDQFSL, from the coding sequence ATGGCAGTGTTAAAAGCAGTCGGCCTGCAGAAGAGCTACAAGCGCCGCATGGTGGTCAGCGACGTGAGTCTGGAAGTGGGCACCGGCCAGATCGTGGGGCTGCTCGGCCCCAATGGTGCCGGCAAGACCACCTCCTTCTACATGATCGTGGGTCTGGTGCAGCGGGACGCCGGCCTCATCACCATCGACGATCAGGACATCAGCCTGCAGCCCATGCATATCCGAGCCCGTAACGGCATCGGCTATCTGCCGCAGGAGGCCTCGATCTTCCGCCGTCTGTCGGTGTTCGACAACCTGATGGGGGTCATGCAGACTCGCAAGGGCTTGAGCCGCGAAGAGCGGGAAGACAAGGTCGAGCAGCTGCTGGAAGAGTTCAACATCACCCACATCCGCGACAGCCTGGGGCAGAGCCTGTCGGGGGGGGAGCGGCGCCGGGTCGAGATCGCCCGCGCCCTGGCGGCAGAGCCGAGATTCATCCTGCTGGATGAACCCTTTGCAGGTGTTGATCCTATTTCCGTCATAGACATCAAGAAGATCATCCAGCACCTGAAAGAGCGGGGCCTCGGTGTGCTGATCACCGATCACAACGTCCGAGAGACGCTGGATGTGTGTGAAAAAGCCTATATCGTCAGCCATGGCAAGATGATTGCCGAGGGCGCTCCGGCCGATATCCTCGCCGATGAGCAGGTCAAGCGCGTCTATTTGGGCGATCAATTCAGTCTATAG
- the lptA gene encoding lipopolysaccharide transport periplasmic protein LptA, whose amino-acid sequence MKNVNLALAALLLCGAANAKESDFAEKVYVDAVKQVAEMQDNRITFSDDVIITQGTIKIKADKVVVIRSGDKGAEVMTAYGNPATFFQILDNGKPVNAHGNSIRYELKNRLVTITGNGQLKQEDSQVTGDLIRYDIVKQKMIAESKGPTQRVKTVFLPEQVENFDKPADQKK is encoded by the coding sequence ATGAAAAACGTTAATCTGGCCCTCGCCGCCCTGCTGTTGTGCGGTGCGGCGAATGCCAAAGAGTCTGACTTTGCCGAGAAGGTCTATGTGGACGCGGTCAAGCAAGTGGCCGAGATGCAGGACAATCGCATCACCTTCAGCGATGATGTGATCATCACTCAGGGCACCATCAAGATTAAGGCCGACAAGGTGGTGGTGATCCGCTCCGGCGATAAAGGCGCCGAGGTGATGACCGCCTATGGCAACCCGGCCACCTTCTTCCAGATCCTGGACAACGGCAAGCCGGTCAATGCCCACGGCAACAGCATCCGCTACGAGCTGAAGAACCGGTTGGTCACCATCACCGGCAACGGCCAGCTCAAACAGGAAGACAGTCAGGTCACCGGCGACCTCATCCGCTACGACATCGTCAAGCAGAAGATGATCGCCGAGAGCAAGGGCCCCACTCAGCGCGTCAAGACGGTGTTCCTGCCAGAGCAGGTAGAAAACTTCGACAAGCCCGCCGATCAGAAGAAGTAG
- the lptC gene encoding LPS export ABC transporter periplasmic protein LptC — MNRQTLLFALLFLVALGAWQFGEIELAPEPVTKVENYQPDFTAKNLITTRFNEQGKRTERLESEFAEYFQILEQATFEKPVVYMFDEQGEAEWKVTAETGVLNTDDNVILRDKVHLDGLLPASFISTLDTPYLELDLVTQDVRSNQHIRIVGQEFQTEGVGLRGHLDRKYFELLDKGHATYFNEKR, encoded by the coding sequence ATGAACAGACAGACGCTGCTGTTTGCCCTGCTGTTTCTGGTGGCGCTGGGGGCCTGGCAGTTTGGCGAGATCGAGCTGGCCCCCGAGCCGGTCACCAAGGTGGAGAATTATCAACCTGACTTCACCGCCAAGAATCTGATCACGACCCGCTTCAACGAACAGGGCAAGCGGACCGAGCGGCTGGAGTCGGAGTTTGCCGAGTATTTCCAGATCCTCGAGCAGGCGACCTTCGAGAAGCCGGTGGTCTACATGTTCGATGAGCAGGGCGAGGCCGAGTGGAAGGTCACGGCCGAGACCGGGGTGCTCAACACCGACGACAACGTGATCCTGCGCGACAAGGTGCATCTGGACGGCCTGCTGCCTGCGTCCTTCATCTCCACCCTGGATACCCCCTATCTGGAGCTGGACCTGGTGACTCAGGACGTGAGAAGCAATCAGCACATCCGCATAGTGGGTCAGGAATTCCAGACCGAGGGGGTTGGCCTGAGGGGTCACCTGGATCGTAAATATTTCGAATTACTGGATAAAGGCCATGCCACTTATTTCAATGAAAAACGTTAA
- the kdsC gene encoding 3-deoxy-manno-octulosonate-8-phosphatase KdsC, with protein MQDVPTLYGPVTRGQYDKAAQIRLLVCDVDGVLSNGFIYMGNNGEELKTFCTRDGAGMRALLNAGLEIAIITGRNSRIVSDRMRGLGVQHLVQGADQKLPHFEALLTKLGLEASQAAYMGDDTIDLPVMQACGLGIAVADAHPLVLAKADLVTRLGGGVGAVREVCDLILQAQGLGDYQPEASR; from the coding sequence ATGCAAGACGTACCGACCCTCTATGGTCCGGTGACGCGCGGCCAGTACGACAAGGCGGCGCAGATCCGCCTGCTGGTGTGCGATGTGGATGGGGTGCTTTCCAATGGCTTCATCTACATGGGCAATAACGGCGAAGAACTGAAGACATTCTGCACCCGCGACGGGGCAGGCATGCGTGCCCTGCTCAATGCCGGGCTGGAGATCGCCATCATCACCGGGCGCAACTCCCGCATCGTCAGCGATCGGATGCGCGGCCTGGGAGTGCAGCACCTGGTGCAAGGGGCGGATCAGAAGCTGCCCCACTTCGAGGCATTGTTGACCAAGCTCGGTCTAGAGGCGTCGCAGGCGGCCTACATGGGGGATGACACCATAGATCTGCCGGTGATGCAGGCCTGCGGCCTCGGCATCGCGGTGGCGGATGCCCATCCGCTGGTGCTGGCAAAGGCGGATCTGGTGACCCGGCTGGGAGGGGGCGTCGGCGCGGTACGCGAGGTGTGCGACCTCATCCTGCAGGCGCAAGGGCTGGGCGACTACCAGCCCGAGGCCTCACGATGA
- a CDS encoding KpsF/GutQ family sugar-phosphate isomerase: MSVKPEKVSELFDFRRSARAVLDIEKQAIDGLYQYLDETFVRACEMVLRCAGKIVVTGMGKSGHVGNKIAATLASTGTPAFFLHPGEASHGDLGMISAGDLIIAISNSGESDEILALLPVLKRRGIPLICMTGNPASTMAKEANVHLCIKVDKEACPLGLAPTSSTTATLVMGDALAVALLEARGFTADDFALSHPGGSLGKRLLLRVGDLMHRGELLPQVGIDATISQALLEVSRKGLGMTAVVDTQGLLAGLFTDGDLRRILDLQVDIHHTPIAKVMTANCVTVGPEMMAAEAVKLMETRKINGLLVVDEARRPLGAFNMHDLLKAGVI, translated from the coding sequence ATGTCTGTAAAGCCTGAAAAAGTGTCTGAACTGTTCGATTTTCGTCGCAGTGCCCGTGCGGTGCTGGACATTGAAAAGCAAGCGATTGATGGCCTCTACCAGTACCTCGACGAGACCTTCGTTCGGGCCTGCGAGATGGTGCTGCGCTGCGCCGGCAAGATAGTGGTCACCGGCATGGGCAAGTCTGGCCATGTCGGCAACAAGATCGCCGCGACCCTGGCCAGCACCGGCACGCCAGCCTTCTTCCTGCACCCTGGCGAGGCCAGCCACGGGGATCTGGGGATGATCTCCGCCGGCGACCTCATCATCGCCATCTCCAACTCCGGCGAGAGCGACGAGATCCTGGCCCTGCTGCCGGTGCTCAAGCGCCGGGGCATCCCGCTCATCTGCATGACCGGCAACCCTGCCTCGACCATGGCCAAGGAGGCCAATGTGCATCTGTGCATCAAGGTCGACAAGGAGGCCTGCCCGCTCGGTCTGGCACCGACCTCCAGCACCACTGCGACCCTGGTGATGGGGGATGCGCTGGCCGTGGCCCTGCTGGAGGCCCGTGGCTTCACCGCCGATGACTTCGCGCTCTCTCACCCGGGCGGTTCGCTCGGCAAGCGACTGCTGCTGCGGGTGGGCGATCTGATGCATCGCGGCGAGCTGTTGCCCCAGGTAGGGATAGATGCCACCATCAGCCAGGCGCTGTTGGAAGTGAGCCGCAAAGGCCTGGGCATGACGGCAGTCGTGGACACGCAGGGGCTGCTGGCCGGCCTGTTCACCGATGGTGACCTGCGCCGGATCCTGGATCTGCAGGTGGACATCCATCACACCCCGATCGCCAAGGTAATGACGGCCAACTGTGTTACCGTAGGGCCTGAGATGATGGCGGCCGAGGCCGTCAAACTGATGGAAACCAGGAAGATTAACGGATTGCTGGTGGTGGATGAAGCAAGGCGGCCACTGGGTGCCTTCAACATGCACGACCTGCTGAAAGCCGGGGTGATTTGA
- the mlaF gene encoding phospholipid ABC transporter ATP-binding protein MlaF: MDNCLNNDLITISELTFSHGDRLLYDRINLTIPRGKVTAVMGPSGIGKTTLLRLIGGQLKPESGHILFDGEDIPTLSRSRLYEVRKRMSMLFQSGALFTGMTVFDNVAFPLREHSGLPEELIHTIVMMKLQAVGLRGAARLMPSELSGGMARRAALARSIALDPDLIMYDEPFVGQDPITMAVLVKLIKELNSALGITSVIVTHDVKEVLSIADYAYIIANRKVVAHGTPDQLREEHNPEVEQFLQGLPDGPVPFHFPAGDLLQDL; the protein is encoded by the coding sequence ATGGACAATTGTTTGAACAATGACCTGATCACCATCTCCGAGCTGACCTTCAGTCACGGGGATCGGTTGCTGTACGACAGGATCAACCTGACCATTCCCCGTGGCAAGGTCACCGCAGTCATGGGGCCAAGCGGGATCGGCAAGACCACCTTGCTGCGCCTGATCGGTGGCCAGCTGAAACCTGAATCGGGTCATATCCTGTTTGATGGAGAAGACATTCCCACCCTCTCCCGCTCCCGCCTGTATGAAGTCCGCAAACGGATGAGCATGCTGTTCCAGAGCGGTGCCCTGTTCACCGGCATGACCGTCTTCGACAACGTGGCCTTCCCGCTGCGGGAGCACTCCGGCCTGCCGGAGGAGCTGATCCACACCATCGTCATGATGAAGCTGCAGGCCGTCGGGCTGCGTGGCGCGGCCAGACTGATGCCGTCCGAGCTCTCCGGCGGCATGGCCAGGCGCGCCGCGCTGGCCAGATCCATCGCGCTGGATCCGGATCTCATCATGTATGACGAGCCCTTCGTCGGTCAGGATCCCATCACCATGGCGGTGCTGGTGAAGCTCATCAAGGAACTCAACAGTGCCCTTGGTATTACCTCCGTCATCGTCACCCACGATGTGAAGGAGGTGCTGAGCATCGCCGATTACGCCTACATCATCGCCAACCGCAAGGTGGTGGCGCACGGCACCCCGGATCAGCTGCGCGAGGAGCACAATCCGGAAGTCGAACAATTCCTGCAAGGATTGCCAGACGGTCCTGTTCCGTTTCATTTTCCGGCAGGCGATCTGCTACAGGATCTGTGA
- the mlaE gene encoding lipid asymmetry maintenance ABC transporter permease subunit MlaE, translating into MLISQVSKLGRVGVRFINAIGRATIMLFHALAGRPQPRKHFPLLMQQLYVVGVQSVAIILVSGLFIGMVLSLQGYNVLKDFGAEQSLGPLVSLSLLRELGPVVTALLFAGRAGSALTAEIGLMKATEQLSSLEMMAVDPLRRVVAPRFWAGVISMPLLAFMFSLIGIFGGKLVGVDWLGVDEGSFWSAMQASVDWQDDIMQGAIKSLIFALVVTWIALFNGYDAKPTSAGISQATTRTVVHSSLAVLGLDFILTAIMFG; encoded by the coding sequence ATGTTGATAAGCCAAGTAAGCAAGTTGGGTCGGGTTGGGGTGCGTTTCATCAACGCCATCGGCCGCGCCACCATCATGCTGTTTCACGCGCTGGCGGGCCGCCCCCAGCCACGCAAGCACTTCCCCCTGCTGATGCAGCAGCTCTATGTGGTAGGGGTACAATCGGTCGCCATCATCCTGGTGTCGGGTCTGTTCATCGGCATGGTGCTCTCCCTGCAGGGCTATAACGTGCTGAAGGATTTCGGTGCCGAGCAGAGCCTGGGGCCGCTGGTCTCCCTCTCCCTGCTGCGGGAGCTGGGACCGGTCGTCACCGCCCTGCTGTTTGCCGGCCGGGCGGGCTCCGCCCTGACCGCCGAAATCGGGCTGATGAAGGCCACCGAGCAGCTCTCCAGCCTGGAGATGATGGCGGTGGATCCGCTGCGCCGGGTGGTGGCCCCCCGTTTCTGGGCCGGGGTCATCAGCATGCCGCTGCTGGCCTTCATGTTCAGCCTGATCGGCATCTTCGGTGGCAAGCTGGTCGGCGTCGATTGGCTGGGGGTGGACGAGGGCAGCTTCTGGTCTGCCATGCAGGCCTCCGTCGATTGGCAGGATGACATCATGCAAGGGGCCATCAAGAGTCTGATCTTCGCCCTGGTGGTCACCTGGATTGCGCTCTTTAATGGCTATGATGCCAAGCCGACCTCGGCCGGGATCAGTCAGGCGACGACCCGGACCGTGGTCCACTCGTCCCTGGCCGTGCTCGGTCTGGATTTTATACTCACCGCAATCATGTTTGGATAA